A genomic region of Phenylobacterium parvum contains the following coding sequences:
- a CDS encoding AI-2E family transporter gives MSPNEPSFAPALAPAPVPGRGLERACLVILAVIAAAAAAKSISGVIAPFAMALFLAVVIQSFANSLERLLGRLLPGGRRFGMPAALVITAILFVGLLVLTIDNASAFAGKLASYAPRLNELIARLAGAAKTAAVPTLDDLLLQLNPGAYLASAAGVVRNLAADTVLILIYLGFIIASGRGLERKVLNLSTERGERRAVVTAYRSILGSVEQYLWVQTVTGLMIAAASWAAMTFVGLEGATFLSVLIFLACYIPILGAALGVVLAPVFALMQFPTLWQAIFLYAVLQGLHFVVGNIIAPRMQGRSLNMDPLVVLLSLAFWGWLWGVIGMFLSTPLTVIVMVVCAQFRGSRWVAVLLSADGRPERASPPKP, from the coding sequence CCCTCGCCCCAGCACCCGTTCCCGGACGGGGCCTTGAACGCGCCTGCCTTGTGATCCTGGCGGTGATCGCCGCCGCGGCCGCGGCCAAGTCCATTTCCGGTGTGATCGCGCCCTTCGCCATGGCCCTGTTCCTGGCCGTGGTCATCCAGAGCTTCGCCAACTCCCTGGAGCGCCTCCTGGGCCGGCTCCTGCCCGGCGGCCGGCGGTTCGGCATGCCCGCCGCCCTGGTCATCACCGCCATCCTGTTCGTCGGCCTCCTGGTCCTGACCATCGACAACGCCTCCGCCTTCGCCGGAAAGCTGGCCAGCTATGCGCCCCGCCTGAATGAGCTGATCGCCCGGCTGGCGGGCGCCGCCAAGACGGCGGCTGTGCCGACCCTGGACGACCTGCTCCTGCAACTGAACCCCGGCGCCTACCTGGCCAGCGCCGCCGGCGTCGTCCGGAACCTGGCCGCCGACACCGTCCTGATCCTCATCTATCTGGGCTTCATCATCGCCTCGGGCCGGGGGCTGGAGCGCAAGGTGCTGAACCTGTCGACCGAGCGCGGCGAGCGCCGCGCTGTGGTCACCGCCTACCGGTCGATCCTGGGCTCGGTGGAGCAGTACCTCTGGGTCCAGACCGTCACCGGCCTGATGATCGCGGCGGCCTCCTGGGCGGCCATGACCTTCGTCGGCCTGGAGGGCGCGACCTTCCTGTCGGTCCTGATCTTCCTGGCCTGCTACATCCCCATCCTCGGCGCCGCCCTCGGGGTGGTGTTGGCGCCGGTCTTCGCCCTTATGCAGTTCCCGACCCTCTGGCAGGCGATCTTCCTCTACGCCGTCCTTCAGGGCCTGCACTTCGTGGTGGGCAACATCATCGCGCCGCGCATGCAGGGCCGCAGCCTCAACATGGACCCGCTGGTCGTCCTCCTGTCCCTCGCCTTCTGGGGATGGCTCTGGGGCGTGATCGGCATGTTCCTGTCGACCCCCCTCACGGTCATCGTGATGGTGGTCTGCGCCCAGTTCCGCGGTTCGCGCTGGGTCGCGGTCCTCCTGTCGGCGGACGGCCGCCCCGAACGGGCTTCTCCGCCGAAGCCGTGA